From Bos mutus isolate GX-2022 chromosome 5, NWIPB_WYAK_1.1, whole genome shotgun sequence, one genomic window encodes:
- the LOC102267824 gene encoding keratin, type II cytoskeletal 5 has translation MTQRSSITIKSGGSRNFSASSANLLPGCRPSFSSISMIQSGKSFGGGFGGGFGTRSLHSFGGNKRISISSGYRSNRTGFGGAGYGLGLGGIGYRVGGVGSGCGFGGGMMSGAGGIHEVTVNQSLLTPLHLEIDPSLQRVRKEEKEQIKTLNNKFASFIDKVRFLEQQNKVLETKWSLLQEHKATRANLEPMFEGYINNLRRQLDSLGGERSRLEVELKSMQDVVEDFKNKYEEEINRRTAAENEFVVLKKDVDAAYMNKVELEAKVEALMDEINFLRSFYEAELAQLHAQISETSVVLSMDNNRKLDLDSIISEVKAQYEDIANRSRAEAESWYQIKYEELQRSAGQHGEDLRSTRMEISELNRVIQRLRSEIENVKKQCATLQAAIADAEQRGELALKDAKHKLAELEDALQKAKQDMARQLREYQELMNVKLALDIEIATYRKLLEGEECRLTGEGVGPVNISVVSSSGGSGYSGGGGLCMTGGGYGFGSSGFSNSGGSFSSTSGRGMSGTSSSMRIISKTSSSKSYRS, from the exons ATGACCCAACGATCCTCTATCACCATCAAGTCAGGGGGTTCTCGGAACTTCAGTGCTTCCTCAGCCAACCTCCTCCCAGGCTGCAGGCCCAGCTTCAGTTCCATCTCCATGATCCAGAGTGGGAAGAGCTTCGGGGGTGGCTTTGGAGGTGGATTTGGAACCAGGAGCCTCCACAGCTTTGGGGGTAACAAGAGAATCTCCATCAGCAGTGGCTACCGCTCCAACCGGACCGGCTTCGGGGGTGCTGGCTATGGGTTGGGTCTTGGGGGCATAGGGTACAGAGTGGGAGGAGTTGGCAGTGGCTGTGGATTTGGAGGTGGGATGATGTCTGGCGCTGGAGGTATCCATGAGGTCACCGTCAACCAGAGCCTCCTCACCCCCCTTCACCTGGAGATCGATCCATCCCTCCAGCGGGTacggaaggaggagaaggagcagatcAAGACCCTTAACAACAAGTTCGCCTCCTTCATCGACAAG GTGCGGTTCCTGGAGCAGCAGAACAAGGTCCTGGAGACCAAATGGAGCCTCCTGCAGGAGCATAAAGCAACCAGAGCCAACCTCGAGCCCATGTTTGAAGGCTACATCAACAACCTGAGGCGGCAGCTGGACAGCCTGGGGGGAGAGCGCTCGAGGCTGGAGGTGGAGCTGAAGAGCATGCAGGATGTGGTGGAGGACTTCAAGAACAA gtaCGAAGAGGAAATCAACAGGCGCACAGCAGCTGAGAACGAGTTTGTGGTGCTCAAGAAG GACGTGGATGCTGCCTACATGAACAAAGTGGAACTGGAGGCCAAGGTGGAAGCCTTAATGGACGAGATTAACTTCCTGAGGTCTTTCTATGAAGCG GAGCTGGCTCAGCTTCACGCCCAGATCTCTGAGACTTCCGTGGTCTTGTCCATGGACAACAACCGCAAGCTAGACCTGGACAGCATCATCTCTGAGGTCAAGGCCCAATACGAGGACATCGCCAACCGCAGCCGGGCCGAGGCTGAGTCCTGGTACCAGATCAAG TACGAGGAGCTGCAGCGGTCTGCCGGCCAGCACGGGGAAGACCTCCGCTCCACCAGGATGGAGATCTCTGAGTTGAACCGAGTGATACAGAGGCTGCGCTCTGAGATTGAAAACGTGAAGAAGCAG TGTGCCACGCTCCAGGCTGCCATCGCCGATGCTGAGCAGCGTGGGGAGCTGGCCCTCAAGGATGCCAAGCACAAGCTGGCCGAGCTGGAGGATGCCCTGCAGAAGGCCAAGCAGGACATGGCGCGGCAGTTGCGTGAATACCAGGAGCTGATGAACGTCAAGCTGGCCCTGGACATCGAGATTGCCACCTACAGGAAGCTGCTGGAGGGCGAGGAGTGCAG ACTCACCGGAGAAGGTGTCGGGCCCGTGAATATCT CCGTGGTCTCCTCCTCTGGGGGCTCGGGCTACAGCGGGGGCGGCGGCCTCTGCATGACCGGGGGCGGCTATGGCTTTGGCAGCAGCGGCTTCAGCAACAGCGGCGGTAGCTTCAGCTCCACCAGCGGCCGTGGCATGAGTGGCACCAGCTCCAGCATGCGCATCATCTCCAAGACCTCGTCCAGCAAGAGTTACAGGAGCTAA
- the LOC102268102 gene encoding keratin, type II cytoskeletal 75: MSRQSTITFQTSSRRGFSTASATTPATSRSRFSSASVTHSPVGSGGLGRISGFGSRSLYNLGGTKRVSISGCGSNFRSGFGGRASSGFGVSGGFSYGGGIGGGHGGCGFSVCPPGGIQEVTVNQSLLTPLNLQIDPNIQRVRKEEREQIKTLNNKFASFIDKVRFLEQQNKVLETKWSLLQEQGTRTVRQSLEPFFEAYITDLRRQLDSITTERGRLDAELRTMQDVVEDFKVRYEDEINKRTAAENEFVALKKDVDAAYLNKVDLEAKANSLTDEINFLQMLFEAELCQMQTRVSDTSVVLSMDNNRSLDLDSIIAEVKAQYEEIANRSRAEAESWYQTKYEELQVTAGRHGDDLRNTKQEISETNRMIQRLRAEIDNVKKQCASLQTAIADAEQHGELALKDARAKLVDLEEALQKSKQDMARLLREYQELMNIKLALDVEIATYRKLLEGEECRLSGEGVSPVNISVVTSTVSSGYGGGSSIGSGSLGLSGGSGCSFTTSGGHSLGGSSFSNSSSRGLGGSGSSFKFVSTTSSSRKSYKH, encoded by the exons ATGTCCAGACAGTCCACTATCACCTTCCAGACCAGCAGCCGCAGGGGTTTCAGCACAGCCTCAGCCACCACCCCAGCCACCAGCCGCTCTCGCTTCAGCTCCGCGTCCGTGACCCACTCCCCGGTGGGCAGTGGAGGACTGGGAAGGATCAGCGGCTTCGGCAGCCGTAGCCTCTACAACCTGGGGGGAACCAAGCGGGTCTCCATCAGTGGGTGTGGCAGCAACTTCCGAAGTGGCTTTGGTGGAAGGGCCAGCAGCGGGTTTGGGGTCAGCGGTGGATTCAGCTATGGGGGTGGAATTGGAGGGGGCCACGGGGGTTGCGGCTTCTCCGTCTGTCCCCCTGGAGGCATCCAAGAGGTCACCGTCAACCAGAGTCTCCTGACTCCCCTCAACCTGCAAATCGACCCCAACATCCAACGGGTGCGGAAAGAGGAGCGGGAGCAGATCAAGACCCTCAACAACAAGTTCGCCTCCTTCATCGACAAG GTGCGGTTCTTGGAGCAGCAGAACAAGGTCCTGGAGACCAAATGGAGCCTCCTGCAGGAGCAGGGCACCAGGACTGTGAGGCAGAGCCTGGAGCCCTTCTTCGAAGCCTACATCACCGACCTCCGGCGGcagttggacagcatcaccaccGAGCGAGGCAGGCTGGATGCTGAACTGAGAACCATGCAGGATGTCGTGGAGGATTTCAAAGTCAG GTATGAGGATGAAATTAACAAGCGCACAGCTGCTGAGAATGAGTTTGTGGCTCTAAAGAAG GATGTGGATGCTGCCTACTTGAACAAGGTGGACCTGGAGGCCAAGGCCAACTCTCTGACCGATGAGATCAACTTCCTCCAGATGCTCTTTGAGGCA GAATTGTGTCAGATGCAGACGCGGGTCAGCGACACGTCCGTGGTCCTGTCCATGGACAACAACCGCAGCCTGGACCTGGATAGTATCATTGCTGAGGTCAAAGCTCAGTACGAGGAGATCGCCAACCGCAGCCGGGCGGAGGCTGAGTCCTGGTACCAGACCAAG TATGAGGAGCTGCAGGTCACAGCCGGCCGGCACGGTGATGATCTCCGCAACACCAAACAAGAGATCTCCGAGACAAATCGGATGATCCAGAGGCTGAGAGCTGAGATAGACAACGTCAAGAAGCAG TGTGCCAGCCTGCAAACAGCCATCGCCGATGCAGAACAGCACGGGGAGCTGGCCCTCAAGGATGCACGGGCCAAGCTGGTGGACCTGGAGGAGGCCCTGCAAAAGTCCAAGCAGGACATGGCCCGGCTGCTGCGCGAGTACCAAGAGCTCATGAACATCAAACTGGCCCTGGATGTGGAGATTGCCACCTACAGGAAGCTGCTAGAGGGCGAGGAGTGCAG GCTGAGTGGAGAGGGCGTTTCTCCAGTTAATATCT CTGTGGTCACCTCCACCGTCTCCAGTGGCTACGGAGGTGGCAGCAGTATTGGCAGTGGAAGCCTGGGCCTCAGTGGGGGCAGCGGCTGCTCCTTCACGACCAGTGGTGGGCACAGCCTGGGCGGCTCCAGcttcagcaacagcagcagccggGGCCTCGGGGGCAGTGGCTCCAGCTTCAAGTTTGTCTCCACCACGTCCTCCAGCCGGAAGAGCTATAAGCACTAA